From Achromobacter spanius, a single genomic window includes:
- a CDS encoding type II and III secretion system protein family protein → MKKLQRTTMICLLSAAAAMTHEGISLAQTAAPATGANAPARDISMAVREQQTVMLDHGAPSRIAIGDPDVADVKVLPATGNRAGAVLLYGKKPGTTRLQVWSAGNAAPQVWTVRVGSGVQGALASRGLAGGANVDIADGHAVVSGHAESPLGQIASATMAAAAVGGDKNVVDLSTAGTGGVVQVEVKVVEVSRSVMKAAGISFTASNGPWSGGSSTMPASLGGALASGFSLFYDSNNFAARLRLLQTNGMARVLAEPTLVALTGQSASFLAGGELPIPQAGGLGTVNVTFKPFGIGLTVTPTVLSRDRIALKVAPEASELDYTNGIAINTSDDTSTIIPALRTRRADTMVELGDGESFVISGLVSRQTKAMVNKVPMLGDLPIIGAFFRSVDYSQEDTELVIVVTPRLVRPIARGVALPLPGARQEQTDTAFNAWGYYLTGPASGQQMPGFSR, encoded by the coding sequence ATGAAGAAACTTCAGCGCACTACCATGATCTGCCTTCTGTCGGCCGCCGCGGCAATGACACACGAAGGAATCAGCCTGGCACAAACCGCGGCCCCCGCGACCGGCGCAAATGCGCCGGCCCGCGACATTTCAATGGCCGTCAGAGAGCAGCAGACCGTCATGCTCGATCACGGCGCGCCCTCGCGCATCGCCATCGGCGATCCGGACGTGGCGGATGTAAAGGTGCTGCCCGCCACGGGTAACCGCGCGGGCGCCGTGCTGCTGTACGGCAAGAAGCCCGGCACCACGCGGCTGCAAGTCTGGTCCGCCGGCAACGCCGCGCCGCAGGTCTGGACCGTGCGCGTCGGCAGCGGCGTGCAGGGCGCACTGGCCAGCCGCGGTCTGGCCGGCGGCGCCAACGTGGACATCGCGGACGGCCACGCCGTCGTTTCGGGCCACGCCGAATCGCCGCTCGGGCAGATCGCCTCGGCCACCATGGCGGCCGCCGCCGTGGGCGGCGACAAGAATGTGGTGGACCTGTCCACCGCCGGCACCGGCGGGGTCGTGCAGGTGGAAGTGAAGGTCGTGGAAGTGTCGCGCTCGGTGATGAAGGCGGCCGGCATCAGCTTCACGGCCAGCAACGGCCCCTGGAGCGGCGGTAGTTCCACCATGCCCGCGAGCCTGGGCGGTGCGCTGGCGTCGGGGTTTTCGCTGTTCTACGACTCCAACAACTTTGCAGCGCGCCTGCGCCTCTTGCAGACCAACGGCATGGCGCGCGTGCTGGCAGAGCCCACGCTGGTCGCGCTGACGGGGCAGAGCGCCAGCTTCCTGGCGGGCGGCGAGCTGCCGATCCCGCAGGCCGGCGGACTGGGAACCGTCAACGTAACCTTCAAGCCCTTCGGCATCGGCCTGACCGTGACGCCCACCGTGCTGTCGCGCGACCGCATCGCGCTGAAAGTCGCGCCCGAAGCCAGCGAGCTGGACTACACCAACGGCATCGCCATCAACACCAGCGACGACACCAGCACCATCATTCCGGCGCTGCGCACGCGGCGCGCCGACACCATGGTGGAACTGGGCGATGGCGAAAGCTTCGTGATCAGCGGCCTGGTGTCGCGCCAAACAAAGGCGATGGTCAACAAGGTGCCCATGCTGGGCGACCTGCCGATCATCGGCGCGTTCTTTCGCAGCGTCGATTATTCCCAGGAAGACACCGAACTGGTCATTGTCGTGACGCCGCGCCTGGTGCGCCCGATCGCGCGCGGCGTGGCGCTGCCGCTGCCGGGCGCCCGACAGGAGCAGACGGACACGGCGTTCAACGCCTGGGGTTATTACCTGACTGGCCCGGCAAGCGGCCAGCAGATGCCGGGATTCTCACGGTGA
- the cpaB gene encoding Flp pilus assembly protein CpaB translates to MSSLSKIVAGLLLVAGVALAFVAWRLASAPPRPAVNVAPAPLAVAPAEPVKLYPVVVAREAIAAGSRIDSAKMLTVVQWQAALSGGFADPAPLDGAVTRVDIAVGDPIVPSLLTQGLARQLKAGERAVAIAVDEVVGSGNRIVPGDMVDVFFMIEKSPEVASGQARLLQSQVRVLAYGQATVEGPDEKPALQQGGPGQPARTAVLAVPVDRVNELMLASRAGRLQLALRPVGDDSMPDVALFAPRGTVLPVRADLTPAQRESLLAGPNRAFAGESLVQLDGSTAAALAPAARGPATRAAARPQGAGGGRTVEIIRGDKSEHVRY, encoded by the coding sequence ATGAGCAGTCTGAGCAAGATCGTCGCGGGATTGTTGCTGGTGGCGGGCGTGGCGCTTGCCTTCGTGGCGTGGCGGCTGGCGTCGGCGCCGCCCCGTCCGGCGGTCAACGTGGCGCCCGCGCCGCTTGCAGTGGCGCCGGCCGAGCCGGTCAAGCTGTATCCGGTGGTCGTTGCCCGCGAGGCGATCGCGGCCGGTTCGCGCATCGACAGCGCAAAGATGCTGACGGTCGTGCAATGGCAGGCTGCGTTATCCGGCGGCTTTGCCGACCCCGCGCCGCTGGATGGCGCGGTGACAAGGGTCGATATCGCAGTAGGCGATCCGATCGTGCCCAGCCTGCTGACGCAAGGCCTGGCGCGCCAGCTGAAAGCGGGCGAACGCGCTGTCGCCATAGCCGTGGACGAGGTCGTCGGCAGCGGCAACCGCATCGTCCCGGGCGACATGGTGGACGTGTTCTTCATGATCGAGAAAAGTCCCGAGGTCGCGTCGGGCCAGGCGCGCCTCTTGCAGTCGCAGGTGCGCGTGCTGGCCTATGGCCAGGCCACGGTGGAAGGGCCGGACGAGAAGCCGGCCTTGCAGCAGGGCGGCCCGGGCCAGCCGGCACGCACCGCGGTGCTGGCGGTGCCGGTGGATCGCGTCAACGAATTGATGCTGGCCAGCCGTGCGGGCCGGCTGCAGCTGGCGCTGCGGCCGGTCGGCGACGACAGCATGCCGGATGTGGCCCTGTTCGCCCCGCGCGGCACGGTGTTGCCGGTGCGGGCGGATCTGACGCCCGCGCAGCGCGAGTCGCTGCTGGCTGGCCCCAACCGTGCCTTCGCGGGTGAGAGCCTGGTGCAACTGGATGGCAGCACGGCCGCCGCCTTGGCGCCCGCCGCGCGCGGCCCCGCAACCCGGGCGGCAGCCCGGCCGCAAGGGGCCGGCGGCGGCCGCACAGTCGAAATCATTCGAGGAGATAAATCCGAGCACGTGCGCTACTGA
- a CDS encoding TadE/TadG family type IV pilus assembly protein, whose protein sequence is MRATRQYLNRIKTRTRQRGIAALEFSLTLTLLLLFICGVVGFGALFWMQQQLAAAAADGARAAVHARFNGQSDVPAVACLAAMRTFSAGSAVLCSATRAPCAWAGAGGAQADCATVAMTYNTQTWPLLETVRGLVTALPGTNRNWIPSRLHSQAVVQISQGTP, encoded by the coding sequence ATGCGCGCGACGCGGCAATACCTCAACCGCATCAAGACCCGCACGCGCCAGCGCGGCATCGCGGCGCTTGAGTTTTCGCTGACGCTCACGTTGCTGCTGCTCTTCATCTGCGGCGTGGTCGGATTCGGCGCGCTGTTCTGGATGCAGCAGCAATTGGCCGCCGCCGCCGCTGACGGAGCGCGCGCGGCCGTCCATGCGCGCTTTAACGGCCAGTCCGACGTGCCCGCCGTGGCCTGCCTGGCGGCCATGCGAACTTTCTCCGCGGGATCGGCGGTGCTGTGCAGCGCCACGCGCGCGCCGTGCGCCTGGGCCGGGGCAGGCGGGGCGCAGGCCGATTGCGCGACCGTCGCCATGACCTACAACACCCAGACCTGGCCGTTGCTGGAGACCGTGCGGGGCTTGGTCACCGCGCTGCCGGGCACGAACCGCAATTGGATTCCGAGCAGGCTGCATTCGCAGGCTGTCGTGCAGATATCGCAGGGGACGCCATGA
- a CDS encoding TadE/TadG family type IV pilus assembly protein — MEFALVFVVFFLVFYGILTYSLVVAAQHSVMLAAQDGARKILQWQPGTASLAARAEAGRESALSQAAWISVMSAGPVQVAVCGSAGALTSAAGGACSGLPLSQDQIEVNVSYAYGAHPLIPAVPFLNTALMPASSVLSARATVHLGDALGGGS; from the coding sequence GTGGAATTCGCCCTGGTATTCGTGGTGTTCTTCCTGGTGTTCTACGGGATCCTGACGTATTCCCTGGTGGTTGCCGCCCAGCATTCCGTGATGCTTGCCGCGCAGGACGGCGCGCGCAAGATCCTGCAGTGGCAGCCCGGCACCGCGTCGCTCGCGGCGCGGGCCGAAGCCGGACGCGAATCGGCGTTGTCGCAGGCGGCGTGGATCAGCGTTATGTCTGCGGGACCCGTACAGGTGGCGGTCTGCGGCAGCGCGGGCGCGCTGACCAGCGCGGCGGGCGGCGCGTGCAGCGGTTTGCCGCTGTCGCAGGATCAAATCGAAGTCAACGTGTCGTACGCGTATGGCGCCCATCCGCTCATCCCGGCCGTGCCATTTCTGAATACGGCGCTGATGCCGGCTTCCAGCGTGCTGAGCGCGCGCGCCACCGTGCATCTGGGCGACGCGCTGGGCGGAGGAAGCTGA
- a CDS encoding A24 family peptidase produces the protein MLWWLLFTCWILALIHGDLRHRRVPNRLIVVGLAAQLLWLLAALLAPGWAYPPRWSGWLPTLAGFLAAALFLPLWRWRVMGAGDIKAMAVLGLLLGFAPLMVTLVLASVLAGLHSLLYLAVSGMWALSNRARQIPYAAYLGLAAFSAALIPWNSPWYSWCSSWCSTGS, from the coding sequence ATGCTGTGGTGGCTGTTGTTTACATGCTGGATTCTGGCGCTGATCCATGGCGATCTGCGTCATCGCCGCGTCCCCAACCGGCTGATTGTCGTGGGACTCGCGGCGCAATTGCTTTGGCTGCTGGCGGCCTTGCTGGCGCCCGGCTGGGCCTATCCGCCACGATGGAGCGGATGGCTGCCGACGCTGGCTGGTTTTCTGGCGGCGGCGCTTTTTCTGCCGCTTTGGCGCTGGCGTGTGATGGGGGCGGGCGATATCAAGGCCATGGCCGTGCTCGGGCTGCTGCTGGGCTTTGCGCCGCTGATGGTGACGCTGGTGCTGGCCAGCGTGCTGGCGGGCCTGCACAGCCTGCTTTACCTGGCCGTGTCGGGCATGTGGGCGCTGAGCAACCGCGCCCGGCAGATTCCCTACGCGGCATATCTGGGGCTGGCCGCCTTCAGCGCGGCACTTATTCCGTGGAATTCGCCCTGGTATTCGTGGTGTTCTTCCTGGTGTTCTACGGGATCCTGA
- a CDS encoding Flp family type IVb pilin: MKATLAQFWNDEDGITALEYGLIAGMVAVALIVAVGAFTGSLKGMFEDLGTKLDNAKAGTGTTPPAGGAG, translated from the coding sequence ATGAAAGCAACACTTGCGCAGTTCTGGAATGACGAAGACGGGATCACCGCCCTTGAGTACGGGCTGATCGCGGGAATGGTGGCGGTGGCCCTCATCGTGGCGGTGGGCGCCTTTACCGGTTCCTTGAAAGGCATGTTCGAGGACCTTGGCACCAAGCTGGATAACGCCAAGGCGGGAACTGGCACCACGCCGCCCGCAGGCGGCGCAGGCTGA
- a CDS encoding MHYT domain-containing protein, with amino-acid sequence MSPGDVVPLSFDSGLVALSFLIAALGSYVALLAAAGIRAETQDGEIRLGYVVIGAVAMGGVGIWSMHFIGMLAQNLPFEVGYQSGLTILSFLVAAGFSGWAFWYVGRDRFSFIRCLIGGCAAGFGVASMHYVGMSAARMPAILLWNLPLVVLSVLIAVIAATAALWLAFNTQNERQRIGAAILMAIAVCGMHYTGAAAGAVICTAANGAAERYIGGAMLPYIAFALSIITLLLMRWHLQRASQRFRARMAQRIDSIIESAPGEVSGRSPGASPGPG; translated from the coding sequence ATGAGCCCGGGCGACGTTGTCCCGCTCTCCTTCGACAGCGGCCTGGTGGCGCTGTCGTTCCTGATCGCGGCCCTGGGTTCGTATGTCGCCCTGCTGGCGGCGGCTGGCATCCGCGCGGAAACGCAGGACGGGGAGATCCGCCTTGGCTATGTCGTCATCGGCGCGGTGGCGATGGGCGGCGTGGGGATCTGGAGCATGCATTTCATTGGCATGCTGGCGCAGAACCTGCCCTTTGAAGTCGGTTATCAGAGCGGGCTCACCATACTGAGCTTTCTGGTCGCCGCCGGATTTTCCGGTTGGGCCTTCTGGTATGTCGGCCGGGATCGTTTCTCTTTTATTCGGTGCCTGATCGGCGGCTGCGCCGCGGGCTTCGGCGTTGCGTCCATGCATTATGTCGGGATGAGCGCCGCGCGCATGCCGGCGATCCTGCTCTGGAATCTGCCACTGGTTGTGTTGTCGGTGCTGATTGCCGTCATTGCTGCCACTGCCGCGCTGTGGCTCGCATTTAATACGCAGAACGAACGCCAGCGCATTGGCGCCGCCATTTTGATGGCCATCGCCGTGTGCGGCATGCATTACACGGGCGCCGCCGCGGGAGCGGTTATCTGCACGGCCGCCAATGGCGCGGCCGAACGGTATATCGGGGGCGCCATGTTGCCGTACATCGCATTTGCCCTGTCCATCATCACCTTGCTGCTCATGCGCTGGCATCTGCAGCGGGCTTCGCAACGCTTTCGCGCGCGCATGGCGCAGCGCATCGACTCGATCATTGAATCGGCACCTGGCGAGGTTTCGGGGAGATCCCCGGGCGCCTCTCCCGGGCCGGGTTAG
- a CDS encoding ShlB/FhaC/HecB family hemolysin secretion/activation protein: MLAAGTSARAEGPLRGNPVDALPRLERPPSSRQPPPVVQTATPEQLALQARLAQRIVPRNFEVTGVRAIPFEEVSAVLAPLAGKEISLGELVAQVDKITQLYRDKGFPLSFALVQNQTFANGLVVVTVVEGFIANVRIDGDIGNAQDRLETLAAPLLAERPLSQATLERQLNLMRTVPGVRFTPSLDLPRRADGATELALVATRQPVSLSGDIADLGTGMQPIVNVTTNSLTPLGEQVKLTASVPFNTDDVKYVSGEIRVPIGANGLSVKVDGYYYDARPQDDAIELLGFDRRVKNDRIGVGVSYPFLLNNRRSLTGTLGVYAANSKDRYEARESDRWLQQDAQVRAATAEMRYIQVSETKATDITLTVAKGFDAVGAKKDISTNYGYSATPRLDLDFTRYNLNARQTFALPHQFGLVFSGAGQYSSNILPSSEQISFGSWRFAMGYPQGEQSGDKGVGVSAEINRRFGVGWTYLSSVQPYALVDYARTWYNNKDLQTLNNRHLSSVALGVRITDDKHYLFDFNVAKPVGSATVNNDRDLRFNANYSLFWDAL, translated from the coding sequence ATGCTGGCGGCCGGCACGTCAGCCCGGGCGGAGGGGCCGCTGCGCGGCAACCCGGTGGACGCCCTGCCGCGGCTGGAGCGTCCGCCATCGTCAAGGCAGCCGCCGCCTGTCGTCCAAACCGCCACCCCGGAACAACTGGCCCTGCAGGCCCGGCTGGCGCAGCGGATCGTGCCGCGCAACTTCGAGGTCACCGGCGTGCGTGCCATTCCTTTCGAGGAAGTGTCCGCCGTGCTCGCGCCGCTCGCGGGCAAGGAAATCAGCCTGGGAGAACTGGTTGCCCAGGTTGACAAGATCACCCAGCTTTACCGCGACAAGGGCTTTCCCCTGTCGTTTGCGCTGGTGCAGAACCAGACATTCGCCAACGGCCTGGTCGTGGTGACGGTGGTCGAGGGTTTCATCGCCAATGTGCGGATCGATGGCGACATCGGCAATGCGCAGGATCGGCTTGAAACGCTGGCCGCGCCGTTGCTGGCGGAACGGCCGCTCAGCCAGGCCACGCTGGAGCGCCAACTGAACCTGATGCGAACCGTGCCAGGCGTCAGGTTCACGCCCAGCCTGGACCTGCCCCGCCGCGCGGACGGCGCCACCGAGCTGGCGTTGGTGGCTACCCGCCAACCCGTCAGCCTGTCCGGCGACATCGCGGATCTGGGCACCGGCATGCAACCTATCGTGAATGTCACCACCAACAGCCTGACGCCATTAGGCGAACAGGTGAAGTTGACGGCGTCCGTCCCCTTCAATACTGACGACGTGAAATACGTGTCCGGCGAAATCCGGGTGCCGATCGGCGCCAATGGGCTGTCGGTCAAGGTGGACGGTTATTACTACGATGCGCGACCGCAGGATGACGCGATTGAACTGCTGGGTTTTGATCGCCGAGTAAAGAACGACCGCATCGGCGTCGGCGTCAGTTATCCGTTTCTGCTTAACAACCGGCGTTCGCTGACCGGCACGTTAGGGGTATATGCCGCCAATTCCAAGGACCGATACGAAGCCCGCGAATCCGACCGCTGGTTGCAGCAGGACGCGCAGGTGCGCGCCGCGACTGCCGAGATGCGGTATATCCAGGTTTCAGAAACCAAGGCAACGGACATCACGCTGACGGTCGCCAAGGGTTTTGACGCCGTCGGCGCAAAAAAGGATATCTCGACCAACTACGGTTATTCCGCCACGCCGCGCCTGGATCTGGACTTCACCCGCTACAACCTGAACGCCCGGCAGACCTTTGCGCTGCCCCACCAGTTCGGCCTGGTTTTCTCCGGAGCGGGGCAGTATTCGAGCAATATCCTGCCTTCTTCCGAGCAGATCTCCTTTGGCAGTTGGCGGTTTGCCATGGGTTATCCGCAGGGCGAACAAAGTGGGGACAAAGGCGTTGGCGTATCGGCGGAGATCAATCGGCGCTTCGGCGTGGGATGGACGTATCTTTCAAGCGTACAGCCCTACGCGTTGGTCGACTATGCACGCACCTGGTACAACAACAAGGACCTGCAGACGTTGAATAACCGCCACCTGTCATCCGTGGCGCTGGGCGTGCGGATTACCGACGACAAGCATTATCTGTTTGACTTCAACGTGGCCAAACCGGTCGGATCTGCCACCGTCAATAACGACCGCGACCTGCGCTTCAACGCCAATTATTCGTTGTTCTGGGACGCGCTGTAA
- a CDS encoding collagen-like triple helix repeat-containing protein produces MQNRTEMRRLHHVLTATVMATALVSALTACGGGGGSGKKTAGLPGTDIPTNPGGGGLDPGVNPGGGTNPGGGTNPGGGTNPGGGTNPGGGTNPGGGTNPGGGGTDPGTNPPRVTGLLETTLGNTGGAVDNTLPLNLDSTLGGVGKALDPTIKPVADTVVGLTQQVGATTGLGQPVDGIVRQVGGAVSDLGTDVKGSGLPGGLAVGVGGLVDGLGKTVASTGGLLHADANNPNPLTTVLGNATGAVGALTGPLSGEGGLLQPITQVLGGVTGGALNGPTTPLLEPALGNVGKSVDNVLPLGLQTTLAGVGGALDPTASPLAGKVVGLTQQVGDTTKLGAPVANLLTGLGGTVTNLGGSLPGTAPGLNGVLQGLGGAVASAGGLLHATPGNANPLGSTLANATGAVASLTGGLGGVTGGANGTAGLLAPVTGLLGGVTGALSGAAGGAAGGAAGGGLLGGVTGGLTAGAGASAGAGASAGTSGGGLLGGLLGGVNVAAGAGAGAGAGAGASTGAPASAGGSGATTGGAANGGLLGGLLVGVTGATTGSATGGSAGGAPNGGLLGGLLGGLAGKK; encoded by the coding sequence ATGCAGAACCGTACCGAGATGCGCCGCCTCCATCACGTCCTGACCGCCACCGTCATGGCCACCGCGCTTGTGAGCGCGTTGACCGCCTGCGGCGGCGGCGGGGGCAGCGGGAAGAAAACGGCAGGACTTCCGGGAACCGATATCCCGACCAACCCGGGCGGCGGGGGCCTGGATCCCGGCGTGAACCCAGGCGGTGGAACGAACCCCGGCGGTGGAACGAATCCCGGCGGGGGCACCAACCCGGGCGGCGGGACGAACCCCGGTGGCGGCACGAACCCCGGTGGCGGTACCAATCCCGGCGGCGGCGGCACCGACCCCGGCACCAACCCGCCGCGCGTTACCGGCCTGCTGGAAACGACGCTGGGCAATACCGGCGGGGCGGTCGACAACACCCTGCCCCTGAATCTGGATTCGACCCTTGGCGGCGTGGGCAAGGCGCTGGATCCCACGATCAAGCCGGTCGCTGACACCGTGGTTGGCCTGACGCAGCAGGTGGGGGCCACGACCGGCCTGGGCCAGCCCGTCGACGGGATCGTCAGGCAGGTGGGTGGCGCGGTCAGCGACCTGGGCACGGACGTCAAGGGCTCGGGCCTGCCCGGCGGTCTGGCGGTTGGCGTAGGTGGCCTGGTGGATGGCCTGGGCAAGACGGTGGCCAGCACGGGGGGGCTGCTCCATGCGGACGCCAACAACCCCAATCCCCTGACCACCGTACTGGGCAATGCCACGGGCGCCGTGGGCGCGCTGACCGGTCCGCTGTCCGGCGAGGGCGGCCTGCTGCAACCGATTACGCAGGTGTTGGGCGGCGTGACGGGCGGTGCGCTCAACGGCCCCACCACGCCGCTGCTTGAGCCCGCGTTGGGCAATGTCGGCAAGAGCGTAGACAACGTGCTGCCGCTCGGCCTGCAGACGACCCTGGCAGGCGTGGGCGGCGCGCTCGACCCGACCGCCAGCCCGCTGGCCGGCAAAGTGGTCGGCCTGACGCAGCAAGTGGGCGACACGACCAAGCTGGGCGCGCCGGTCGCCAACCTGTTGACCGGCCTGGGTGGCACGGTCACCAATCTGGGCGGCTCGTTGCCGGGCACCGCACCGGGCTTGAACGGCGTGCTGCAAGGGCTGGGCGGCGCGGTCGCGAGCGCCGGCGGTTTGCTCCACGCCACGCCGGGCAACGCGAATCCCCTGGGTTCGACTTTGGCCAACGCCACGGGCGCGGTTGCCTCGCTGACGGGCGGTCTGGGCGGCGTGACGGGCGGCGCCAACGGCACCGCAGGCCTGCTGGCGCCGGTGACCGGGCTGCTGGGCGGCGTGACGGGCGCCCTGAGTGGCGCGGCGGGTGGCGCCGCGGGTGGCGCTGCCGGCGGTGGCCTGCTCGGTGGAGTAACCGGCGGATTGACCGCTGGGGCCGGCGCCTCCGCAGGTGCGGGCGCATCGGCCGGCACGAGCGGCGGGGGTCTGCTGGGCGGGCTGCTGGGTGGCGTGAATGTCGCGGCGGGTGCAGGGGCCGGCGCGGGTGCGGGCGCGGGCGCTTCCACCGGTGCGCCGGCCAGTGCGGGAGGTTCGGGCGCAACGACCGGTGGCGCAGCCAACGGCGGACTGCTCGGCGGCCTGCTGGTTGGAGTGACGGGCGCGACGACGGGCAGCGCGACGGGTGGCTCGGCGGGCGGCGCGCCCAACGGCGGCTTGCTCGGCGGACTGCTCGGCGGCCTGGCCGGCAAGAAGTGA
- a CDS encoding MarR family winged helix-turn-helix transcriptional regulator → MLQQHTYHHHEPMTGMAEPSNSSRRSGMLDEIGLLLGRQFAAYNTACQSALAEKLGTTVADLKALELVIAYDALPTGHLARLMGISSGGATALINRLEAAGYVERGRHPLDRRIIVIRPVEAQCRVLAQERQWIAETIAMTSCNYDTAELEAVHGFLTRCGRGVKRDTLDWLETGGAHQPG, encoded by the coding sequence ATGCTGCAACAACACACCTATCACCACCACGAGCCCATGACCGGCATGGCCGAGCCATCAAACAGCAGCCGGCGGTCCGGCATGCTGGACGAGATCGGCCTGCTGCTCGGCCGGCAGTTCGCCGCCTACAACACGGCCTGCCAATCGGCCCTGGCCGAGAAGCTGGGCACGACGGTGGCGGACTTGAAGGCACTGGAGCTGGTCATCGCATACGATGCCCTGCCGACAGGGCATCTGGCGCGGTTGATGGGCATCAGTTCGGGGGGTGCGACCGCACTCATCAACCGGCTGGAAGCGGCCGGCTACGTGGAACGCGGCCGCCACCCGCTTGACCGCAGGATCATCGTGATCCGGCCGGTCGAGGCGCAGTGCCGGGTGCTCGCGCAGGAGCGGCAGTGGATCGCCGAGACCATCGCGATGACGTCCTGCAACTATGACACCGCGGAACTGGAGGCCGTGCACGGGTTCCTGACGCGTTGCGGCCGCGGCGTCAAGCGCGACACCCTGGACTGGCTGGAGACGGGTGGCGCGCATCAGCCCGGGTAG
- a CDS encoding ABC transporter ATP-binding protein encodes MSYDTPLLTVNGLDVDVAGESGMTHAVKRLQLAISQRETFALVGESGCGKSMTALALLRLLPDAGRIVGGQIDLDGEDLNRLPESAMRGVRGGRIGIIFQEPSTSLNPVMRVGDQITETLTAHTPLRGAAARARAIEWLRRVGIPEPERRIDDYPFQFSGGQKQRVMIAIALAAEPVLLIADEPTTALDVTVQAQVLDLLASIQQEMGMAVLLITHDLAVVKNVAHHVALMRSGEIVESASAEEFFRAPRHPYAKQLFEAIPTFDKRGVPLTEQGRALAAQQRQQGGPDRTAGVVLDVQDLKVHYPVRKGPLRRIVSWVKAVDGVTFTLRAGETLALLGESGCGKTTTGKALLRLIDGARISGRAMLQGQDLLTADRRQLQRLRQDIQIVFQDPYASLDPRMRIGEILDEGLASLKRDMSRQDREKHAAQLIEQVGLPANTLTRYPHEFSGGQRQRIAIARALAVEPKVLICDEPTSALDVSVQAQILDLLRELQTDLGIAYLFITHNFGVVEYLADRIAVMDKGRIVELGQAEAVLLAPRQEVTRRLLAAVPRLHFGPPEAD; translated from the coding sequence ATGAGCTACGACACTCCCTTGCTGACCGTGAACGGCCTGGACGTCGACGTCGCGGGCGAAAGCGGCATGACGCACGCGGTCAAGCGGCTGCAGCTGGCGATCTCCCAGCGCGAGACCTTCGCGCTGGTGGGCGAATCGGGCTGCGGCAAGAGCATGACCGCGCTGGCGCTGCTGCGGCTGCTGCCGGACGCCGGGCGCATCGTGGGCGGGCAGATCGACCTGGACGGCGAAGACCTGAACCGCCTGCCGGAAAGCGCCATGCGCGGCGTGCGCGGCGGGCGCATCGGCATCATCTTCCAGGAACCGTCCACCAGCCTGAACCCGGTCATGCGGGTGGGCGACCAGATTACCGAGACGCTGACCGCGCACACGCCGCTGCGCGGGGCGGCGGCGCGGGCGCGGGCCATCGAGTGGCTGCGCCGGGTCGGCATTCCGGAGCCCGAGCGCCGCATCGACGACTACCCGTTCCAGTTTTCCGGCGGCCAGAAGCAGCGCGTCATGATCGCCATCGCGCTGGCGGCCGAACCCGTGCTGCTGATCGCCGATGAGCCGACCACCGCGCTGGACGTAACGGTGCAGGCGCAGGTGCTGGACCTCTTGGCCAGCATCCAGCAGGAAATGGGCATGGCCGTGCTTCTGATCACGCATGACCTGGCCGTGGTCAAGAACGTGGCGCATCACGTCGCGCTGATGCGCAGCGGCGAGATCGTCGAAAGCGCCAGCGCCGAGGAATTCTTCCGGGCGCCGCGCCATCCGTATGCCAAGCAGCTCTTCGAAGCCATTCCCACCTTCGACAAGCGCGGCGTGCCGCTGACCGAACAGGGCCGGGCCTTGGCCGCGCAGCAGCGCCAGCAGGGCGGGCCGGACCGCACGGCGGGCGTGGTGCTGGACGTGCAGGACCTGAAGGTCCATTACCCGGTACGCAAGGGTCCGCTGCGCCGCATCGTGTCGTGGGTCAAAGCCGTGGACGGCGTGACCTTCACGCTGCGCGCGGGCGAAACGCTGGCGCTGCTGGGCGAGTCCGGCTGCGGCAAGACCACCACCGGCAAGGCGTTGCTGCGGCTGATCGACGGCGCGCGCATCTCGGGCCGCGCCATGCTGCAAGGCCAGGATCTGCTGACCGCCGACCGGCGCCAGTTGCAGCGTCTGCGGCAGGATATCCAGATCGTGTTCCAGGATCCGTACGCATCGCTGGATCCGCGCATGCGCATCGGCGAGATCCTGGACGAGGGGCTGGCATCGCTCAAGCGCGACATGAGCCGGCAGGATCGCGAGAAGCACGCCGCGCAGCTCATCGAGCAGGTAGGGCTGCCCGCCAATACGCTGACGCGCTATCCGCACGAATTCTCGGGCGGACAACGCCAGCGCATCGCCATTGCACGCGCGCTGGCGGTCGAACCCAAGGTGCTGATCTGCGACGAGCCCACGTCGGCGCTCGATGTGTCGGTGCAGGCGCAGATTCTGGATCTGCTGCGCGAACTGCAGACCGATCTGGGCATCGCTTATCTCTTCATCACGCACAACTTCGGAGTGGTCGAGTATCTGGCGGACCGCATCGCAGTCATGGACAAGGGCCGCATCGTTGAACTGGGTCAGGCCGAAGCGGTTTTGCTGGCGCCGCGCCAGGAGGTCACACGGCGGTTGCTGGCCGCGGTGCCGCGTCTGCACTTCGGGCCGCCGGAGGCGGACTGA